In Thiovibrio frasassiensis, one DNA window encodes the following:
- a CDS encoding MFS transporter, whose amino-acid sequence MSSPANKWPTFFIVATGVFMSTLDSSMVNIALPFIMKDFHTSLADTQWVVMVYLLTITASLLFWGHLSDRLGRGRIYTTGMSIFGLGSLACAYAPTLSILVSARFLQALGAAMMMATGPAIIKETFPKEQLGRGLGLIGMAVSLGLMSGPSLGGFLLELASWHLLFLITVPLGLLFAFLAIRILPGPTHHYTGPLDWLGSLFWSCALVLLSLTLTHASSASWSVSRLLLSAGTGAAALCCFIIIETRLPHPLLTMSLFRNRLFSLAILSAVLSFMVLFAVILLIPFHLDRVLGLPPSRIGLVMLAIPSSILVISPLAGWLSDSVGARLISTLGLGISTLGVFLLTTIEASTTPLIIAGQLSLLGLGQALFLSPNSASVLSHVETSKAGAAAALLATARNLGMLLGIAQAALLFSLSFRGVTNGLDLRDFRPEHTPSFLTALHYALLGAGLSGLLGMAASWLRGNSAPHRPEDPDPAVRPSHQQS is encoded by the coding sequence GTGTCTTCCCCTGCAAATAAATGGCCGACCTTCTTCATCGTGGCCACCGGCGTTTTCATGTCCACCCTGGACAGCAGCATGGTGAATATCGCCCTCCCCTTTATCATGAAGGACTTCCACACCTCACTGGCCGACACCCAATGGGTGGTGATGGTTTACCTGCTCACCATCACGGCCTCCCTGCTCTTCTGGGGCCATCTTTCCGACCGGCTTGGCCGGGGCAGGATCTATACCACAGGCATGTCGATCTTCGGCCTGGGCTCCCTGGCCTGCGCCTACGCCCCGACCCTCTCCATCCTCGTTTCCGCCAGATTTTTGCAAGCCCTGGGCGCTGCAATGATGATGGCCACCGGACCGGCAATCATCAAGGAAACCTTCCCCAAAGAACAGCTGGGCCGCGGCCTGGGGTTGATCGGCATGGCCGTTTCCCTCGGCCTGATGAGCGGCCCGAGCCTGGGGGGGTTCCTGCTCGAACTCGCCTCCTGGCACCTTCTTTTTTTGATCACCGTCCCGCTGGGGTTGCTCTTCGCCTTTCTTGCCATCCGAATCCTACCCGGACCAACGCACCATTATACCGGACCGCTGGACTGGCTGGGAAGTCTCTTCTGGTCTTGCGCCCTTGTCCTGCTCTCCCTGACCCTGACCCATGCCTCCTCGGCCAGCTGGTCCGTCAGCCGCTTGCTCCTTTCCGCTGGTACCGGGGCGGCAGCCCTCTGTTGTTTTATCATTATTGAAACCCGGCTGCCGCACCCGCTTCTGACAATGTCGCTTTTCCGCAACCGGCTCTTCAGCCTGGCCATCCTCAGCGCCGTCCTTTCCTTCATGGTCCTCTTTGCCGTGATTCTGCTCATCCCGTTTCATCTTGACCGGGTTCTCGGCCTGCCGCCTTCGAGAATAGGCTTGGTCATGCTGGCCATCCCCTCCTCGATCCTGGTGATCTCTCCCCTGGCCGGCTGGCTTTCCGATTCGGTCGGCGCCCGGCTCATCAGCACTCTCGGGCTCGGCATCTCCACCCTGGGGGTATTCTTGCTCACCACCATTGAGGCTTCCACCACGCCATTGATCATTGCCGGACAATTGAGCCTGCTCGGCCTGGGCCAGGCCCTGTTTCTTTCGCCAAACAGCGCCTCGGTCTTAAGCCACGTGGAGACCAGTAAGGCTGGAGCAGCCGCGGCCCTTTTGGCCACGGCACGAAACCTGGGCATGCTCCTGGGCATCGCCCAGGCCGCCCTGCTCTTCTCCTTGTCGTTTCGAGGGGTTACCAACGGTCTTGATCTCCGGGATTTCAGGCCGGAGCATACGCCATCCTTCCTGACTGCCCTGCACTACGCCTTGTTGGGCGCAGGTTTGAGCGGCTTGCTCGGCATGGCCGCCTCGTGGCTTCGAGGCAATTCCGCACCCCACCGCCCCGAAGACCCTGATCCTGCCGTCAGGCCTTCACATCAACAATCCTGA